Proteins co-encoded in one Pseudomonadota bacterium genomic window:
- a CDS encoding OmpW family outer membrane protein: MSTAMAAGPLAREFYLQVGGGIYGPDFKRADNAKQTIDGSETSTLSIAGLINITLGGGTDEVEPPPENVDVLAFGAMLGYKFTDRLGLELDLDIIFPEIQINDVGGGDVIGGDNNAGEVNILQPEILPVSVNLVYTMFPRGFVSPYVGIGPVMAFLEDGRAWSDSGAVLKFDGPEWGVLAKAGAMLTLTQSSYFFGELRYTYIDEPDVTTRSGTAIEMDSFQAWHIKGGVGFRF, from the coding sequence ATGTCCACAGCCATGGCGGCCGGCCCTTTAGCCAGAGAGTTTTATTTGCAGGTTGGAGGCGGCATTTACGGACCCGATTTCAAACGGGCGGATAATGCTAAACAAACCATTGATGGTTCGGAAACGAGCACGCTATCGATCGCCGGTCTGATCAATATCACCTTGGGCGGCGGAACTGATGAAGTTGAACCACCGCCCGAGAACGTGGACGTTTTGGCATTCGGCGCGATGCTGGGGTACAAGTTTACCGATCGGCTCGGTTTGGAACTTGATCTGGACATTATTTTTCCGGAAATTCAGATCAACGATGTGGGCGGAGGTGATGTGATCGGTGGTGACAATAACGCCGGCGAGGTCAACATTCTGCAGCCAGAGATTCTCCCGGTAAGTGTCAATCTGGTATACACCATGTTTCCGCGCGGCTTTGTCAGCCCTTACGTCGGAATCGGGCCGGTAATGGCGTTTCTTGAAGATGGCCGGGCTTGGTCGGATTCGGGAGCGGTACTGAAGTTCGATGGGCCAGAATGGGGTGTTCTGGCTAAGGCCGGAGCTATGCTGACCCTGACTCAGTCGAGTTATTTTTTCGGCGAGCTGCGTTATACGTATATCGATGAGCCCGATGTGACAACCCGCAGTGGGACGGCCATCGAAATGGACTCATTTCAGGCGTGGCATATCAAAGGTGGGGTCGGTTTTCGGTTCTAA